In one window of Photorhabdus laumondii subsp. laumondii DNA:
- a CDS encoding DUF2884 domain-containing protein → MLRKIIIAASLLFVAQTQAGYECQVNPQNDIIITSQSVQVVGASGNLQISPDGSVIRDGKNLSLNTEQRQKAQRYQRALRQDLPWIKQETGKHLITARKSLDKVVVETIGKDSNVRHRLSDLESGLNQQINRIIETRSDGMAFHHQAIKLVEKDSRSLIEQSLGGVLQDSINEIGNKQFSLNGDNNQALQSLLGSLGGLQNNLKAEWRTQEEDFQRFGKEVCGKVSGLEQQRIELLNSIK, encoded by the coding sequence ATGTTACGCAAAATTATCATTGCTGCATCTTTGCTATTTGTTGCTCAGACTCAAGCTGGTTATGAATGCCAGGTAAATCCACAGAATGACATTATTATTACTTCTCAATCAGTTCAAGTTGTGGGGGCAAGTGGCAATCTCCAGATTTCACCTGATGGTTCAGTAATTCGTGATGGTAAGAACTTAAGTTTAAATACAGAACAGCGTCAGAAAGCACAGCGATATCAGCGGGCTTTGCGGCAGGATTTGCCTTGGATTAAACAAGAAACCGGAAAACATCTGATAACGGCGCGTAAATCCTTGGATAAAGTAGTAGTAGAGACTATCGGCAAGGATAGCAATGTGCGTCATCGGTTGTCCGATCTTGAGTCAGGGCTTAATCAGCAAATAAACCGAATTATTGAAACTCGTTCTGATGGTATGGCATTCCACCATCAAGCGATTAAGCTGGTTGAAAAAGATAGCCGTAGCTTAATTGAGCAAAGTCTTGGTGGAGTATTACAGGACAGTATTAATGAGATTGGCAATAAACAATTTAGCCTGAATGGTGATAATAATCAGGCACTACAATCTTTGCTTGGTAGTTTGGGGGGATTGCAGAATAATTTGAAAGCTGAATGGCGGACTCAGGAGGAAGATTTCCAGCGTTTTGGCAAAGAGGTTTGCGGTAAGGTCAGTGGCCTTGAGCAACAACGAATTGAATTACTGAATTCTATTAAATAG
- a CDS encoding YqgE/AlgH family protein translates to MNLQHHFLIAMPSLSDPYFKRSVVYICEHNANGAMGLVINKPIEQISVRKVLQKLKISPEDRDESVNLNKPVMTGGPLAEDHGFILHTPKPGFSSSIKISDDTMITTSKDVLETLGTPRQPKQILVTLGYTSWEKGQLEKEIMENSWLTTNADPHIIFNSPIADRWREAASLLGINIYNIAPQAGHA, encoded by the coding sequence ATGAATCTACAGCACCATTTTCTTATCGCCATGCCTTCATTATCTGATCCCTATTTCAAACGCTCAGTTGTTTACATATGTGAACACAATGCAAATGGGGCAATGGGATTGGTGATAAATAAACCTATTGAGCAAATCTCCGTTCGGAAAGTTTTACAAAAGCTGAAAATATCACCAGAAGATCGGGATGAAAGTGTCAATCTAAACAAGCCTGTCATGACTGGTGGCCCACTTGCTGAAGATCATGGTTTTATATTGCACACACCAAAACCCGGTTTCAGTTCAAGTATCAAAATTTCCGATGACACAATGATCACCACCTCCAAAGATGTCCTTGAAACCTTGGGTACACCACGCCAACCAAAACAGATATTGGTCACGTTGGGGTATACCAGTTGGGAAAAAGGCCAACTTGAAAAAGAGATAATGGAGAATAGTTGGCTAACAACAAACGCTGATCCACACATTATTTTCAACTCACCTATTGCGGACCGCTGGCGTGAAGCCGCATCTTTGCTCGGAATCAATATCTATAATATTGCGCCACAGGCGGGACATGCATAG
- a CDS encoding type IV pilus twitching motility protein PilT produces the protein MNMDKLVALSVKHNASDLHLCIGQVPVLRINGVLCPQTQLQSVNNLLLEEWSRQFLSENQRQQLLTSGHVDFALETENGQRLRGNIFRQHSGLSAVLRLIHSQCSTLEQLKAPEIIREMALREESGLILVTGATGSGKSTTLTAIVDMLNSHCCQHIITLEDPVEFIHHSRNCLIQQRQIGLDSPSYQAALKGALRQDPDVLLLGELRDKETIRLALTAAETGHLVLSTLHTRGAVQAIDRLVDIFSAEEKGWVRSQLAGSLKAVIAQQLVSAQGGGRVAIYEVLVVNQAVSHLIREGKNHQITTLMQTGAASGMQTYEQGWQQRKLQGLLAEQTERKIKENAIS, from the coding sequence ATGAATATGGATAAGCTAGTGGCCCTTAGTGTAAAGCATAATGCTTCAGATCTGCATCTTTGTATTGGGCAAGTTCCTGTATTACGTATAAATGGAGTGCTTTGTCCGCAAACTCAACTGCAATCTGTAAATAATCTATTGCTGGAAGAGTGGAGTAGGCAGTTTTTATCAGAAAATCAGCGACAACAGCTATTAACTAGTGGACATGTGGATTTTGCGTTGGAAACAGAAAATGGCCAACGATTGAGAGGCAACATCTTTCGTCAGCACTCCGGGTTGTCAGCCGTTTTGCGTTTAATTCACTCTCAGTGTTCAACTCTGGAACAGCTAAAAGCACCTGAAATTATCCGTGAAATGGCTTTGCGGGAAGAGAGTGGGTTGATCTTGGTAACCGGCGCTACAGGCAGCGGAAAGTCGACAACGTTAACTGCCATTGTGGATATGCTGAACAGCCACTGTTGTCAGCACATTATTACATTGGAAGATCCTGTGGAATTTATCCACCATAGTCGCAATTGTTTGATACAACAACGGCAAATTGGGTTGGATTCTCCCAGTTATCAGGCTGCGTTAAAAGGGGCTCTCCGGCAAGATCCTGATGTATTGTTGTTGGGTGAGCTGCGGGATAAAGAGACAATACGCTTGGCGTTAACCGCGGCAGAGACTGGGCATTTGGTATTGTCGACTTTGCATACCCGAGGTGCTGTACAGGCAATTGACCGGCTGGTGGATATTTTTTCCGCTGAAGAAAAAGGGTGGGTACGTAGCCAGCTAGCAGGCAGCCTGAAAGCTGTGATAGCACAGCAATTAGTCTCTGCCCAGGGAGGGGGACGAGTTGCTATATATGAAGTATTGGTAGTTAATCAGGCAGTGAGTCATCTGATACGAGAAGGAAAAAATCATCAAATAACAACGCTTATGCAGACGGGCGCTGCCAGTGGGATGCAAACCTATGAACAAGGCTGGCAGCAGCGTAAATTGCAGGGATTACTGGCAGAGCAAACGGAAAGGAAGATTAAAGAAAATGCTATCAGTTAA
- a CDS encoding XTP/dITP diphosphatase, with amino-acid sequence MQKVVLATGNPGKVRELAQLLADFGLDIVAQTELGVDSAEETGLTFIENAILKARHAAQVTGLPAIADDSGLSVDILGGAPGIYSARYAGENATDQQNLEKLLDTMKDIPDDQRQAQFNCVLVYIRHAEDPTPLVFHGRWPGFIAHKSAGNGGFGYDPIFYIPELGCTAAELTGEQKNAVSHRGQALKMMLDTLRNA; translated from the coding sequence ATGCAAAAAGTCGTTCTGGCAACCGGCAACCCCGGAAAAGTTCGTGAACTGGCACAATTACTGGCTGATTTTGGTCTGGATATTGTTGCTCAAACTGAGTTAGGCGTAGATTCAGCCGAAGAGACCGGGCTGACATTTATTGAAAATGCCATTCTTAAAGCTCGCCACGCCGCACAAGTTACCGGCCTGCCCGCAATTGCTGATGATTCTGGCCTATCCGTAGACATCCTTGGTGGAGCTCCGGGTATCTATTCAGCTCGCTATGCAGGAGAAAATGCCACTGACCAGCAAAATTTGGAAAAATTGCTGGATACGATGAAAGATATTCCTGACGATCAACGTCAAGCTCAGTTTAACTGTGTGCTGGTTTATATACGCCATGCAGAAGATCCAACACCTCTGGTATTTCATGGCCGCTGGCCGGGGTTCATCGCACATAAATCTGCCGGTAATGGTGGGTTCGGTTATGATCCCATCTTTTACATACCGGAATTAGGCTGTACTGCGGCTGAATTAACTGGTGAACAAAAAAATGCTGTTTCACATCGTGGTCAGGCACTAAAGATGATGTTGGATACACTACGTAATGCTTAA
- a CDS encoding siderophore ABC transporter substrate-binding protein, with translation MKKIIPVVLVSLFAVASHSAFSQKSAVFTPNVVTAQADDKVIVKHLSGETEVKKNPQKVVSFDFGTYDSLVKLGLSDRVVALPTGNTPEYLRNSLPKEVENAGGMKEPNLEKLAQLKPDLIVITGRQGSFYENLSKIAPTINLGTDSKNYLVSVESNITLLGELFSKQSEVKDQIVELEKTIVKAQDKAKSADAKVLVLLHNADKLMLNNQSVVYDVVKAQKAELAIPAGEDKTKRVVVTSDMIAQANPDVILIIDRSEAIGAGKLDKAKFEDDKVKSTSAYKNGKITYLKSDLWYLSGGGLESLSAQVNAVADAL, from the coding sequence ATGAAAAAGATCATCCCTGTCGTTCTGGTATCGTTATTTGCTGTTGCAAGCCATTCCGCATTTAGTCAGAAATCTGCTGTATTTACACCAAATGTTGTTACAGCTCAGGCTGATGATAAGGTTATAGTTAAGCACCTTTCCGGTGAAACTGAGGTCAAAAAAAATCCTCAGAAAGTTGTTTCATTTGATTTCGGCACTTATGATTCATTAGTTAAATTAGGTTTATCAGATAGGGTTGTGGCATTACCTACAGGTAATACGCCTGAATATCTCCGTAATAGCTTACCTAAAGAGGTAGAAAATGCAGGAGGAATGAAAGAGCCTAATCTGGAAAAACTGGCGCAGCTTAAACCTGATTTGATCGTTATTACCGGCCGTCAAGGTTCTTTCTATGAAAATCTGTCAAAAATAGCACCGACAATTAATTTGGGAACTGATAGCAAAAATTATCTGGTTTCGGTTGAAAGTAACATAACATTATTAGGTGAATTATTTAGTAAACAGAGTGAAGTGAAAGACCAAATTGTTGAGTTGGAGAAAACCATTGTTAAAGCTCAGGATAAAGCTAAATCTGCTGATGCAAAAGTTTTAGTATTGTTACATAACGCAGATAAACTAATGCTGAATAACCAGAGTGTCGTGTATGACGTGGTTAAGGCACAGAAAGCGGAATTAGCTATTCCTGCTGGTGAAGATAAAACCAAACGCGTTGTAGTGACTTCTGACATGATTGCTCAAGCTAATCCAGATGTAATTTTAATTATTGACCGCAGTGAAGCAATTGGTGCTGGTAAGCTAGATAAAGCGAAGTTTGAAGATGATAAAGTGAAATCTACTTCAGCGTACAAGAATGGCAAAATTACTTATCTGAAGTCTGATCTGTGGTATTTGTCTGGCGGTGGTTTGGAGAGCCTGTCAGCACAAGTTAATGCTGTAGCTGATGCCCTTTAA
- the glsB gene encoding glutaminase B, which yields MSTTFSNTLLSDILRQVRPLIGQGKVANYIPALAEVPADNLAIAICTIDGQIFHAGDAEKRFSIQSISKILSLTLAMTRYQEQEIWQRVGQEPSGQPFNSLVQLELEKGKPRNPFVNAGALIVCDMLQSRLSAPKQRMLEVVRKLAGCPDICYDSKVARSEMEHSHRNAAIAYLMKSFGNFDNDVLAVLQTYFHYCALKMNCIELAKCFIYLANQGSTIGSEQQILSPRQARQINALMMTCGMYDGSGEFAFRIGMPGKSGVGGGIVCVVPGEFTVTVWSPELDRSGNSLAGCAALELLADRVGRSVF from the coding sequence GTGAGTACAACGTTCTCTAATACGTTATTGTCGGATATTTTGCGACAAGTTCGTCCCCTGATTGGCCAAGGGAAAGTGGCAAATTATATTCCTGCACTGGCGGAGGTTCCTGCTGATAACTTGGCAATAGCTATCTGTACTATTGATGGGCAGATATTTCATGCAGGAGATGCTGAGAAGCGTTTTTCGATTCAATCTATTTCTAAAATATTAAGTCTGACTTTAGCCATGACACGTTATCAGGAACAAGAGATCTGGCAGCGGGTCGGGCAGGAACCTTCTGGTCAGCCATTTAACTCATTAGTTCAGTTGGAACTGGAAAAAGGCAAACCCCGTAACCCTTTTGTTAACGCGGGTGCATTAATTGTCTGTGACATGTTGCAGTCGCGATTGAGTGCACCTAAACAGCGTATGCTGGAAGTGGTGCGCAAACTTGCTGGTTGTCCTGATATTTGTTACGACAGCAAAGTTGCCCGTTCTGAAATGGAACATTCTCACCGCAATGCAGCGATTGCCTATCTGATGAAATCCTTCGGTAATTTCGATAACGATGTGCTCGCGGTACTGCAAACTTATTTTCATTATTGCGCTTTGAAAATGAACTGTATTGAGCTTGCTAAATGTTTCATTTATTTGGCGAATCAAGGGAGTACGATAGGTTCTGAGCAGCAAATCCTTAGTCCTCGTCAGGCCCGGCAGATTAATGCACTGATGATGACCTGTGGTATGTATGATGGTTCCGGTGAATTTGCATTCAGGATTGGTATGCCAGGAAAATCGGGCGTTGGTGGTGGGATCGTGTGTGTCGTGCCGGGAGAGTTTACTGTTACTGTTTGGTCACCGGAATTGGATCGATCGGGGAACTCTTTGGCCGGTTGTGCTGCCCTAGAATTGTTAGCTGATCGTGTTGGGCGATCCGTTTTTTAA
- a CDS encoding YggT family protein, with amino-acid sequence MQFLTFILFTVLDLYIAVLLLRVWMQWARCDFYNPFAQFIVKMTQPIIRPLRRVIPSIGSLDTASIVIAYVLVLFKLIMQLWFSTGTVAFLTLFIPIGLIELLTATGKLVFWLVLARALLSWISQGRNPIDYVLMQLTEPLMAPIRRIIPTMGGLDFSAMIVILILYALNYLRADVLSWLIQ; translated from the coding sequence ATGCAATTTTTAACCTTTATTCTGTTCACAGTTCTGGATTTATACATCGCTGTTTTATTACTTCGTGTATGGATGCAATGGGCCCGTTGTGATTTTTATAACCCATTTGCCCAATTTATTGTGAAAATGACCCAACCGATCATTCGGCCATTGCGCCGAGTGATACCATCTATTGGTTCGCTCGATACTGCCTCCATTGTTATCGCTTACGTTCTGGTATTGTTTAAATTAATCATGCAACTTTGGTTCAGTACCGGTACGGTTGCTTTCCTCACACTTTTCATCCCTATCGGGTTAATCGAATTGCTAACAGCAACAGGTAAACTGGTATTTTGGTTAGTGCTGGCACGCGCTCTACTAAGCTGGATAAGCCAAGGGCGCAATCCGATTGACTATGTTCTGATGCAACTAACAGAGCCATTGATGGCACCTATCCGCCGTATTATCCCAACAATGGGCGGCCTTGATTTTTCAGCAATGATCGTCATTTTGATCCTCTACGCATTGAACTATCTTCGCGCTGATGTTCTCTCATGGCTGATACAGTAA
- a CDS encoding YggS family pyridoxal phosphate-dependent enzyme — translation MNNIEQNLQDVRTHIAIAAQKCERAPEEITLLAVSKTKPVEDIEKAIAAGQRQFGENYVQEGVEKIAYFANCNDLIWHFIGPLQSNKSRLVAENFNWCHTIDRLKIAQRLNEQRPEGMEPLNILIQINISDERSKSGIQLDELSTLAAEMNKLPNVRLRGLMAIPAPEPDYAHQLAVFRRMEQAFLNLKTKYPQIDTLSMGMTDDMAAAINCGSTLVRIGTAIFGARQYHN, via the coding sequence ATGAACAATATTGAACAAAATTTACAAGATGTCAGGACCCACATAGCCATTGCCGCACAGAAATGCGAACGCGCTCCAGAAGAAATTACCTTGCTTGCAGTCAGTAAAACCAAACCTGTGGAAGATATCGAAAAAGCAATCGCTGCCGGGCAACGCCAGTTTGGTGAAAATTATGTGCAGGAAGGTGTAGAAAAAATTGCTTATTTTGCAAATTGTAATGATTTGATATGGCACTTTATCGGTCCGTTACAGTCTAATAAAAGCCGTTTGGTGGCAGAAAATTTTAACTGGTGCCATACCATAGACCGCTTAAAAATAGCACAACGCCTGAACGAACAACGCCCGGAGGGAATGGAACCGCTGAATATTCTTATTCAAATAAATATCAGTGATGAACGGAGCAAATCAGGTATTCAACTTGATGAACTATCAACGCTGGCAGCCGAAATGAACAAACTGCCGAATGTAAGGCTCCGTGGTTTAATGGCAATCCCGGCACCAGAACCTGACTATGCACATCAATTAGCGGTTTTCAGGAGAATGGAACAAGCCTTCCTTAACCTGAAAACGAAATATCCCCAAATAGATACTCTTTCAATGGGGATGACTGATGATATGGCTGCCGCTATTAATTGTGGTTCCACATTAGTACGAATTGGAACAGCAATTTTCGGTGCACGTCAGTATCACAATTAA
- the hemW gene encoding radical SAM family heme chaperone HemW, translating to MLKLPPLSLYIHIPWCVQKCPYCDFNSHALKGDVPHQEYVDHLLADLKTDLPMVNGREVTTIFIGGGTPSLLSSQAMQQLLDGVRALLPVSPQAEITMEANPGTVEADRFSGYQQAGINRISIGVQSFSPDKLVRLGRIHGPDEAKRAAHLAASLGLRSFNLDLMHGLPNQSLDEALDDLRQAIELSPPHLSWYQLTIEPNTSFGSRPPVLPDDDALWDIFSQGHQLLTAAGYQQYETSAYAKPGYQCQHNLNYWRFGDYLGIGCGAHGKITFEDGRILRTVKTKHPRGYMQGRYLDKQHQVENEDRPFEFFMNRFRLLEAMPKQDFSDFTGLSETSIRTQIKQALAAGYLSETATHWQITQKGKLFLNSLLELFL from the coding sequence ATGCTTAAGCTCCCACCACTAAGTCTTTATATCCATATTCCGTGGTGTGTACAAAAGTGCCCTTACTGTGATTTCAACTCTCATGCCTTGAAAGGTGATGTTCCACACCAAGAGTATGTTGACCATTTATTGGCAGATCTGAAAACGGATCTGCCAATGGTCAATGGTCGGGAAGTTACCACTATCTTTATTGGTGGTGGAACCCCTAGCCTGCTTAGCTCACAAGCAATGCAACAATTGCTGGATGGTGTCCGTGCCCTCCTGCCGGTATCGCCACAAGCTGAAATTACTATGGAAGCCAATCCGGGTACTGTGGAAGCCGACCGCTTTAGTGGTTATCAGCAAGCGGGTATTAACCGAATATCCATTGGCGTGCAAAGTTTCAGTCCAGATAAACTGGTACGCCTTGGCCGTATTCACGGACCGGATGAAGCCAAACGGGCAGCACATTTAGCCGCTAGTCTGGGGCTACGCAGTTTTAATCTGGATTTGATGCATGGTTTGCCGAACCAAAGCCTTGATGAAGCGCTAGATGATTTACGTCAGGCAATCGAGTTATCACCACCGCATCTTTCATGGTATCAGTTGACTATTGAACCTAATACCAGCTTTGGTTCCCGCCCTCCGGTTCTGCCCGACGATGATGCGTTGTGGGATATTTTTTCACAAGGTCACCAATTGCTGACAGCAGCGGGTTATCAGCAATACGAAACTTCTGCTTATGCCAAACCAGGTTACCAATGCCAGCATAATCTCAACTACTGGCGCTTTGGCGATTACCTTGGTATTGGCTGCGGTGCTCATGGAAAAATCACATTTGAAGATGGCCGTATTCTGCGTACAGTGAAAACCAAACATCCCCGTGGATATATGCAGGGGCGCTATCTGGATAAACAGCATCAGGTAGAAAATGAAGATCGGCCATTTGAATTTTTTATGAACCGATTCCGTTTACTAGAAGCAATGCCAAAACAAGATTTCAGTGATTTCACCGGGTTATCTGAAACCTCAATTCGTACTCAAATTAAACAAGCCTTAGCCGCAGGTTATCTCTCTGAAACAGCAACACACTGGCAAATTACGCAGAAAGGCAAACTGTTCCTAAATTCATTATTGGAACTATTTCTCTAG
- the ruvX gene encoding Holliday junction resolvase RuvX — protein sequence MNNRTIMAFDFGTRSIGAAIGQEITGTARALTSFKATDGIPNWGQIEKLLKEWQPDLVIVGLPLNMDGTEQFVTVQARKFANRLHGRFGVQVQLQDERLTTVEARAHLFDRGGYKALNKGKVDATSAVIILESWFEQRY from the coding sequence ATGAATAATCGTACAATAATGGCCTTCGATTTTGGCACCCGCAGCATCGGCGCAGCTATTGGACAAGAAATCACGGGCACCGCCAGAGCATTAACCTCGTTTAAAGCCACAGATGGTATCCCCAATTGGGGGCAAATCGAAAAATTACTTAAAGAATGGCAACCCGATCTGGTTATCGTTGGTCTTCCCCTCAATATGGATGGCACTGAGCAATTCGTCACAGTGCAAGCACGTAAATTTGCAAACCGGCTACATGGCCGGTTTGGCGTACAAGTGCAACTCCAAGATGAACGCCTGACAACGGTTGAAGCCCGTGCTCATCTGTTTGACCGAGGTGGTTATAAGGCTTTAAATAAAGGAAAAGTAGATGCTACTTCCGCTGTTATTATTCTGGAAAGCTGGTTTGAACAGCGCTATTAA
- the proC gene encoding pyrroline-5-carboxylate reductase codes for MERRKITLIGAGNMAHAIIAGLVKGGYPAELINVCAPSHTRRDALATEYGVNSGSDNIRYAQEADVVVLAVKPQVMVDVCQPLKENVDFSNKLVLSIASGISVARFDALLQDKLNIVRIMPNTPALIGQGVSGLFASEQVSQSDRDFTQALMNSVGKTYWVKDENGINDVIAAAGSAPAYFFLFMESMQQEAERLGFDNQTAREIILQTAIGSAALAASNVDLPFATLREQVTSKGGTTAEALRIFYEGKLPETISNAMQAAIRRAQEMEKQF; via the coding sequence ATGGAGAGACGTAAAATTACCTTGATTGGTGCAGGTAATATGGCTCACGCCATCATAGCTGGATTAGTAAAAGGAGGGTACCCTGCTGAGCTGATTAATGTCTGCGCACCAAGTCATACTCGCCGTGATGCACTCGCAACAGAGTATGGCGTTAACAGCGGTAGTGACAATATTCGCTACGCACAGGAAGCGGACGTTGTTGTTCTGGCGGTAAAACCGCAAGTGATGGTAGATGTCTGCCAGCCTCTGAAAGAAAATGTAGATTTCAGTAACAAGCTGGTTCTGTCTATTGCCTCAGGTATTTCCGTTGCACGTTTTGATGCTTTATTACAAGACAAACTCAATATTGTTCGTATCATGCCAAACACGCCGGCATTAATTGGTCAAGGGGTGAGTGGATTATTCGCATCTGAGCAAGTCAGTCAGTCTGACCGTGATTTCACTCAAGCATTAATGAACAGTGTTGGTAAAACTTACTGGGTAAAAGATGAAAACGGCATCAATGACGTTATCGCCGCAGCAGGCAGTGCGCCCGCTTATTTCTTCCTATTTATGGAATCAATGCAACAGGAAGCAGAACGTTTAGGTTTTGATAACCAAACAGCCCGTGAAATTATTTTGCAAACGGCAATAGGTTCTGCGGCACTGGCCGCATCAAATGTAGATCTCCCTTTTGCAACCCTGCGTGAACAGGTAACATCTAAAGGCGGTACTACTGCGGAAGCATTACGTATTTTTTATGAAGGCAAATTACCGGAAACCATATCCAACGCGATGCAGGCGGCTATTCGCCGGGCACAGGAAATGGAAAAACAATTTTAA
- a CDS encoding YggL family protein, whose product MAKNRSRRLRKKMHIDEFKELGFSVKWNFPSNTPIDVIDSTVDAFIDELIESNGLALDASGYLDWEGLICLQKIGMCTEEHRQLVEKWLKDRGMEDVMTSELFDVWWD is encoded by the coding sequence ATGGCTAAAAACCGCAGTCGTCGTTTGCGTAAAAAGATGCATATTGATGAATTTAAAGAGTTGGGTTTTTCTGTTAAGTGGAATTTCCCGTCTAATACACCGATAGATGTTATCGATAGCACTGTTGATGCATTTATTGATGAGCTGATTGAATCCAATGGCTTAGCATTGGATGCCAGCGGTTATCTGGATTGGGAAGGCTTAATCTGTTTGCAAAAAATTGGTATGTGTACAGAAGAACACCGCCAATTGGTTGAAAAATGGCTGAAAGATCGCGGTATGGAAGATGTCATGACCTCTGAATTGTTTGATGTTTGGTGGGATTGA